One genomic window of Mycteria americana isolate JAX WOST 10 ecotype Jacksonville Zoo and Gardens chromosome Z, USCA_MyAme_1.0, whole genome shotgun sequence includes the following:
- the IFNK gene encoding interferon kappa codes for MSYRGNKFRDMKEKHVSIDKTSKKLQVYGSAKRQGNSPDYFISMNILLQRSLLQVCITLALYIKLSHPVCLFQGTKVNYHNMNFLCKMGGYFSQQCLSETTDFRFPMEITKVTQKNVTMIIYEVLQQIFQLFSKNLPDGAWNTEIQKFQNGIHQQIEELEICLSEELSKARNSFQTWILKSTIFSVKKYFQRITNFLKDKQYSHCSWEAVQMELRTCLIVFDSLMKKHTS; via the coding sequence ATGTCATACAGAGGAAATAAATTCAGagacatgaaagaaaagcatGTGAGCATAGACAAGACAAGCAAGAAACTGCAAGTTTACGGATCTgcaaaaaggcaaggaaatagtCCTGACTACTTCATCAGCATGAACATCTTGCTTCAGAGAAGTTTACTACAAGTTTGCATTACATTGGCATTGTACATCAAACTCTCGCATCCAGTTTGCCTTTTCCAAGGAACCAAAGTGAACTACCACAACATGAACTTTCTGTGCAAAATGGGTGGCTATTTTTCTCAGCAATGTCTTAGCGAAACAACTGATTTCAGATTCCCCATGGAGATTACCAAGGTCACACAGAAGAATGTCACAATGATCATCTATGAGGTCCTCCAACAGATCTTCCAACTATTTAGCAAAAATCTTCCTGATGGTGCTTGGaatacagaaattcagaaatttcaAAATGGAATTCATCAGCAAATTGAAGAATTAGAGATATGTTTGTCAGAAGAGCtatcaaaagcaagaaacagcTTTCAAACATGGATCCTAAAAAGCACTATATTCAGCGTGAAAAAGTACTTCCAAAGAATCACCAATTTCCTCAAAGATAAGCAATACAGCCACTGTTCCTGGGAAGCAGTCCAAATGGAATTGAGAACATGCCTTATAGTTTTTGACAGTCTTATGAAAAAACACACGTCATAA